In Mugil cephalus isolate CIBA_MC_2020 chromosome 11, CIBA_Mcephalus_1.1, whole genome shotgun sequence, the genomic window tttgtcagtAAACACTACTAAACCCAGTGACTTTGGAAGCCAAGCATCACGCCTGCACCTTAAGCTAATATTCAGCCCCtacaccaatcaagcataacattatgaccacctttctaatattttgtacgtctcccttgtgcctccaaaacaattgtggctcatcagagaatggacttgggccttgtgagggtgtcctgtggtgtcctaCATGTTGATTGGCGGGGTTTCTGTGGATCACGCTTGTtgcagtgcatcccacagatacttgatgagtctGGGTACTatggaatttggaggccaggtcaacaccttgtgctgtttttcaagttttttttttttttttttaccgtttttgtgtttgtgtcaggctgggGATGGtagctgccatcaaggagtgtcattgctatggggtgtctggtctggtctagatgagtgatacatgtctaagcaacaacCACATGactgaatgccaggtccaaaagttacACAAGATGCTCAGCGTTATTCACTTCCCCATATcggtggttttattgttgtggctgattggtggaCATCCTGGtgtgctgactgactgaccgTTCGTACGATCCCCGGCAGGCCCCACTCTGTGCTGAGGAGCCGGTGGCTGTGAAGGCGTCCCTCTGTGTCCAAACTGCGGTCCAACACGTCCACCCCGACCACATTGGGGTTCATGGGGTTGGGGTACTTCCTCATGGCAGCCTTGATCACTGTCTCCCATGGGTAACTGCATACAAACCAGTTTCAaagtattattaataaaaaaaaaaaaaaaaaaaaaaaaaaaacaatcttacACCAGCATCATTAGTCATAAAAAACCCCACTGGGTTAGGAAGTAGGAAGTATTTGGTCAGAGATCATACTCATTTAGAAACTAAACATTAGTCAGTTTTAATATCGAGCAGGTGCAATTTACAAACCGGAAACGAGGTCATAACAACCTGACCCTACAATGACAGACCAGTACAGACTGCTTCCTACTCAATTACTCAATAAACCCGACAATAACCCACCCGAAAACATGTTCCGTGCTCCAAATCTTCATTTTTCAAGGGACGGTCTGTTCCTTATCGCAGAGAAAACCCGCTCGTGATCCTTGACTGCATCTCACCGGACCATTACCATATAAGAGGAACGCGCTCCGGTAATAAGACAACGGGGCctatgatgggggcatcactcAAGTGAGTCCGAAGGACACGTCTCCGCTCTTCTCGGCATGTCGACGTCTGCGGAAAAAGCGCCTCCTGGCCCCCGACTCACTGCGACAACACGCAGACAATACACAGGCTGTTCGTGGCTAGATTTAAACAAATGGCTGGGACGAGAGAGAAGCCGGTGCAACGGCAGAGGCAGAGTGTGTCAGGTTAGACAGACTGAGATACTAGACTCCGGTCgggaatttcaaaataaatcccTTATTGACTTTTTACAATTGAAAACGTCAGCCCTCAGTCTTAGAAGGTTCATATAAAGTTATACAGGTTTTGCAAACATTGCAGAGAATAAGACGAGGATTTtagaagtgtatttttttccttttgacaCTAAAATGCGCACCTTGTCTGGTCACTACCAAGGACCAAACCCGCCGTAATACCACACACTTTCCTAATATGACGCCCTAGACCCGAATACttatcttttttattaatttcctttCCATTAGTCGCGTTTTAAATGACGTTGTGGTGCATAAGGCTTTGCTCAACGATACCTTTAATGTCCACGTGTCCACAGCTCTTCCTGTCTAGCTCTCGTTGTGTTTGGATACCTTGACGCAGCTGGTTTGAGTAGACTGCTGCATCCGCCTCCATTTGTGCGCATGCTCCTAGCATCTTTTCCATCAACCCCCCGCTATCCTCCCTCCCACCCATCCTAccagaggcagagaagaagCGAAGCTGCATCAAGCTGGACGGAAACATCCGGAACCAGACCGGACATAGAGTTgtactaaataaaaatgtgcaccGATAAGAAAAATATTACACTAAAACTAGAAAAATGACACCAGCTGCTCAGGAAAAATAGCCTCGGTTTCTTCTGctcagagtattttttttattttttacttatatttaattttattttagtcttattttatctttctttttatgtgtgtttctcTTGAGTGTTTTCTATGTGCAACTAAACTGCTCtgaccaagcagtttccttTGTGGGTGATTAAGATCTGTCTTAAGTTTATCATCTAAAAGTTACAAGGTTTTAAAGCCCTGAAGTGTACTAGACTTATTTATGAATTTTGCATGGAGACTGCGATTTTCGCAGTAGTCTACTGTTGAGTTCTACAGGGTATTGCTATTGTATTAAGTAATCAGCATTTTACTTGATAATAGTAGGCTATATAAAAAGATGGAGTACGTATTTATAAGTTTgtacatgcatacatgcatgcatatgCATGCATTCTAGTGGATTTTATTAGATATAAACAGTGCTATACAATATTACATTGTATCACTGTACCTACGTGTGCCTTGTTAAGAAATAATCCAACCTAAAGGAAAAAAGAGTGAGTGCGACTGACTTAATCTAAGTTTGGATATTTTGATCATTAATAATCATTAGTGACTCAGTACTATTTGAATCAGACCCATTTAAGCTGGACTGGAACTGCTCTGTTGGGGgttgattatgctccagcaaataCAGGCTAATCATACTTTGAGTGGGCTTAATGCATTGATAGACAGCAGGGGAACGAGTATGTattgaaacacgccccataatgaaagCCACCACTTTGCCTACATTGGGTTTGTGTTTTGGAGATTATGTTATAGGATATAGGAGAATTATGAGCTGTTCCAAGCTTTCCCTTTAGTTTAGTCTTCTTTTGTTAATTCCATGTGtccagtaaaataataacaagttgactttttttttttttaatacgctTTTGTGTTCCtcgtgtctttgtttttaatgctgttATAGAACCTTTtgccctttcattttttttttttttttttggactttctTCTCTATCCTTCAATGAACCAGTGGAAAATGAACAGAGCCACTATTGtcattattttgaaagtctccCCGGAAATGTGAGGCACAATCTGTTTGCGTGGATGCTCGCGTTCCCTGGATCTGAGGAGCAATTTAGTGGAGCAGACGCGCAGTGGAGACTAGTATGTGCCCTTAACGAGAAATTCGTGCCATCGCCGTTCATTCAGCGGCCCGTTGCTTTCACCCCGGACACAGAGCAGCCCATCAGTTCATACAAACCCCGACTAGTCGATAAGAGAGCGGAATACCGCAGGTTGCTTGACCTTGCATTGAATGTCATAACAGGCGGATTTTTAGAGCCCGGACACGGTAAGGTGATGAGCATCCTTATTCGAGAGAAAGACGAGCCATATGTCGACATCGTGATGCATGCGGCGTTGATTTGGGCACCACATATGGCCTATATTTCATTCAAATTGTTAGCTCAGAGATGAAAAGGGCTCAGACGGAGTGATAATTGTTAGATTTTTATTGATGCTCGCGCAGGTTGTGTGGTGAAGGCCGGGGTGCGTGCCGCAGAACCCAAATTCGCTATTCAAATCAGGTCGTTTTATAGCTGATATTGGAAATATATTTGCGCAGCTTGTCAGGTATTCAGTATTTTTGGTCCAGTGTGTTTTCGGACACCGATGAACGTTTTATTCTCAtaacagttttttctttttttatttcgttGAGTGCATGCAGGACGATGGCAGATGCTGCAGTAGCGCTCAGTCCGCTACGGGAAgggggggagacagagggaggaggggtaTCATTTTAGGATCATTAAATCACACCGCGCGACTGTGCGTGccctgctgccgctgctgctgctgctgctgcttattaATCTGTTTCTTTAAGAGACGACCGGCTTTAATGGAGAAGTGGGGCACAACACGAGGCAATCCCTCCTCTTATTATAAGACTCGCCAGGTTGGCTTGTGGCTGCGTTCCAGCCAAAAATCTGCTGACACATGCGCTCTGCCGGTCGGCGTTCCCAGCCTTTGTGCGCAATGGAGCTTATAGCCCATCTATCGAGGCCTCGCGGGACTACAGACTCCTATAGGCTTACAACTGGCCTCCTGTTGTCTTTGATGACACTCTTCGGAGAATTAAcacaataatgtgaaataatgcGAAACATGATGTATAAACAGAAATAAGGAGGTTTCGTGGGACATTAAAGGCCTCCACTTTCACACTTGTCTCTTTGATTTCAGGTTTCATCCGCCACAGCCATGGAGATtgtgacacatttaattaacGACACCATAGAGTTCTACAAATGGACCCTAACCATTGCAGGTAAAACTCTTAAATCCGTGCATGTGCCCACACGTAAGCTCGACAGCATCTGTGAGAAGCTGAAAGCCGAGAACTtgttaaaaacagaattaaaaacatAAGCGTTCCTCCTGTTTCGCCTACTCCACAATATAATAAAAACGTGTTTGTACAGCATAATACATTTCAATAGTACTACACTCCGCAGCCTctaataatgaaaacacaattgaatcaacagctctctcggCTATTTTGAACCGGTGCTGAACACCATACCCTTCATGAAGAttggatttagtgcagggctcttatatttgttttcatgagtgtacctaataaactggagGGTGAGTGTATGTGTCAGTACACACAAGCTGCAGTAAAGTCAATTATACAGCCTTATTGAAACAAGGAATACAAGCTTGCACCTCATTTAGTCGCCGTCAGTCAGGTGATTCAACCGTTTCAAGAATCCTAACTTTCTCCAAGTTCACCATTAAACAATTGAACTGGTCTCTACAACATCTCTCATCTGCACTCCCACTCAGCGCCTATAGTTGAACTGTGCTctccttaaaataaactgacattGAACCCACGCTGTGTCAGCGCCGTGCACGCATTAAGAATATTTATGTAACGCTCTGAGAACTTCTGTCCCGCAGACAAGCGCGTGGAGAAATGGCCTCTGATGGACAACCCCCTGCCCACGCTAGCCATCAGCACCTCCTACCTGCTCTTCCTCTGGCTGGGGCCCAAATACATGAAGAACAGAGAGCCCTTCCAGCTACGCAAAACCCTCATTGTGTACAACTTCAGTATGGTCTTCCTCAACTTCTTCATCTTTAAAGAGGTAGACTGCTCGTAGCCTAAACTAATTTCCAACACTGTCTTCATGGGTATCACCAAACATTTCTCCATATATCCAATATGTCAGTATTTACACTCCACTCTGTGCATGTACAGCAAAGCAAAGTTGGTGGCCTCTAACACCTCTGTCAAAAAATGTGATACAAAACActcttaaaacacattaaacatgaaCTCATATGCAAGTAATGACAAGTCATTGTTAGGGTTGCAATTCTGGACTCACTCTAACCACCACATTTTAACTCTTATATCTGCTTTAATCTGCATTATGAGGTGTATTTCAAATGATGTCACTGTTACTATTTTGTACATAAAGTCCGTCCAAATTATGTGATCGGCCTAGATTTTGTCcagagcagaatcagttcccagtggagtGATTCCAGTCCAACTATTCATCAgaaattcttttttaatttgtcgTTCTTGAATTGATTGTGCAAAGTACGTCTTACAATGTCTAATTCTGGAGTTTCCCTCTGATGTATTTTGGTAGTTAATGTCACTGTAGTCGTGAAAGTATCATAATTCAGTGGAAGTAGATGCCAGAGATGCTTGAATGTGTAAACTCGTTGCGTTTAGTAAAATTCTAGAGAACCGATTAAATTATACTCATATTCCACTCATAACGATCCTCCCAAATGAGCACATAACAGTCGCAGTCGTACACTGTAGGTTCAGACTAACCTAATTACAGTGTGCGCAGCCCTTTGcctgctctcctccctccttcctctttcctgtcaTTTTCACTTCATGTCTTTCCCCCTTTAAACCTGTGATTCAGTGGAGATGCTGTCTTGTTTTTCAGCTGTTTATGGCAGCACGGGCGGCACGATACAGTTACATCTGTCAACCTGTGGACTATTCAGAGGACCCCAATGAAGTCAGGGTGAGTGTCCGCAGTTAGACACAAACgcaaattttcttttcttacctgTTCGGtaactttagtttttattttcacacatttctgaaagaaacaaaaaactctgCCTAACTTTTACAGTTGGTAATAATAATCCATGTCAGCCTGCCAGGGATGCTTTATTCTAAAGTGGATTTAGAAACACGATCAGTTTCCATTAATTTGAACCGTGCTCCTGTTATCAGAAAAAGTGGTAGCTGGAAGACGGTGTTCAGTTTCGCCGCCTTCAGTTCCTTCCTGCTCCATGACGTAGTTACATGCTAGACACAGACACCAGGAGGAGTAGTAAGTCAGTCTCGGGTGACCCTGAagttaaaatgttgaaaatgagAGTAGAAGAGAAGCACTAAATCTAATTATGTATATAGAAATGTTAATCCAGTGTTTGCATTCTCCTCTCATTCTCTATTTCCGTGTCTTTTTTTCGTGTGTACCTCTCCTCGCATTCCCCATGTGCCGTCTGTGACAGGTGGCCGGAGCTCTGTGGTGGTATTTCATCTCTAAGGGTATTGAATATCTGGACACGGTGTTTTTCATCCTGAGGAAAAAATTCAACCAGGTTACCTTCCTGCACGTCTACCATCACTGCACCATGTTCACGCTCTGGTGGATCGGCATCAAATGGGTGGCAGGAGGACAGTGTGAGTAGCTCATGCTGCAGTAAACCGGCACCTGTCCCCCTATAGTTGGGCCTCagcctggtgtagccagactcacATTCTCAAGAGAATGTAAGTCTGGTAACAATCCACTGGGACTTCATTATAGGATGTgtttcacaaagaaacaaaatacatcTGCACGCAATTGGATAGACAATCAGAACCATTCTGCTGAAACAAATCCAACTTCAAACGATTCGATTGACCCAGCACATATTCCCCTACCCACAAAATATTTGTGGGTAGGGGAAGTTGgatctggcttccaggctagttAAGCCCtacattcaatttaaaatggCTGTGCTCTTTACCCAATTTCTGAGCAAGTTAACGAGGCTATTAACCCCCTAAAATACATTACTCACATCACACAATTTGCcagcaaaaaattaaaataaggaTTTCTTATTTCCCAAGAGTATAAAAGCAGCTTGCAAATGAAAATTGCCTTTGATGCTCAATTGATCTCAGTGCAGAATTTGCAAACTTCCCTTCTCGTTAAATGGTGCATTGGTAATGAGCTTAAAATGTGGACATTGCATTGTTAGctcaatgctaatgctagcacgGCAAcacttgctttgttttcttcttcttgcagcATTCTTCGGTGCACACATGAACGCAATGATCCATGTCTTGATGTATCTGTATTATGGCCTGGCGTCCTGCGGACCCAAGATTCAAAAGTATCTGTGGTGGAAGAAGTACTTGACCATCATCCAGATGGTAAGATGTTTGACGCCGACAGTAATTCTGAAAATGTGAGAAACCATtaagaagtgcaaaaaaaaaactgactttcTCTATCTCTTTGTGTCTCAGATTCAGTTCCACGTCACCATCGGCCACACAGCCCTGTCGCTCTACGTCAACTGTGACTTCCCCCACTGGATGCACTACTCCCTCATCTGCTACgccatcaccttcatcatcctGTTCGGCAACTTCTACTACCAGACCTACCGCCGCCAGCAGCCCTCTCGACGCGacgcctcctcttcctccaaagCGAGCAAGGCTCTCTCGAATGGCACCCTCAACGGGCTCAGCAAAGCCGCCAACGGTGCGCTGCTGGCGGGCAGCAAAGAGGAGAAGCCCCAGGAGAACTctgggaggagaaagaggaaaggacGGGCTAAACGAGattagaggaagaggagccaGAGAGGTTCGGGTGAGGTAGAGACTTGCTTTGGCTACTAGGTTGATAGTGCTAAATCATGAAAGACTTAATTTGAGGTTGATTTAGACGGGTGGATGAGTTCAGGcatgatgtgtttatttaagcCATGATCTGTTGTAGATAAAATAAGAGACAGGCCTTTGTTTAGAGAGGATCGTTCAGTTAGTTAGAGGTGTAAAAGTTCAAGATGACCATTATCAGAAATAACCCAAAACACAATAGTGTCTGGTATGGGACAGACGTTTGTATTCCTTCTCTTTATTGTGGTGCCAAGTACTGTGGAGCTGGTTTTAAAAGCGGTCAACTGAAAACTGAGcctgaagagaaaaaacacatagTTTACCCGGTCCGTTCTCCGGCACACCGGAGAAAGCTACAATCAAATGCACCTGGGCTgcttaagaaataaaaactaaacagaaattatACGTCGTAGATTACACACTGTTGTTAATAGCAAACACTGCTGTATTGAGACGGGAATACACATCacgacacacgcacaaacatgtCGGTTTATATTTGGCTGTATGATTTTGTTGTTTGCCTGTACAGATATAAAACTACAATAATGTACACTAtcatgtcattatttttgtccTCAACTTATTCAAGCTATCGTTGATGTTACAGTTAACTGTCTGCTCACACTGACACCTCTGCAATTATCCTTTTATTTGTGCTGATGCTggttgtctttatttattattatttatttatttatttatttagggaTGTGGACTCTCTCCTCCGAGCTGTCATCCATTAGCGCACAGTgacattctgaaaaaaaaaagaagccgaaaataacaataaccagAAATAAGGTGTGCATAGAAGTAGAAAATATGAATTTCCAGCCCTGTGAGACTTGTGCGGTATTGTTCGATTGCTACTTTGAGACGGAATAACCATCAACTTTAGCTCATATTGGGTTGAAATTTTGATTATTCTCTATTTCTGCAAACAACCACAACTCATTTTCTATATCCCTACGTGTATGTCATGTGatgaaatgtaataaatattatCCAGAGACATGATGTATCCGATGCGTAACTCAATGTTCCCCTCTCGGACAGCGAAGCGGGTGGAGTTTTGTCTTTGCCGATGTTTACCTGTCTTTTTATaataaagttgttgtttgtcttaGATTGCTGGTGAAAATGTTGTGTGCCGAACAAAGACGTGGTGACAGTGGTGTTCTGGCCTCCCTTTTGTATTTACGGAGAGTTCAGAGCTAGCTTccagccactttttttttgttatttttttgtttttgtttttttttaatcctgttaACTGTTTTCTTTATATCGTCGCATATTCAGTCAGATATCTATTTGCATCTACGCTCAACTCATGTCCTGAGCTGGCTTGAATGTAAATTTATCAGGggaaaatttagaaaaaaaagttaaaggtTATGATTTCTATACAAAAAGAGCGAGTGAACCTGATACGCTGACTATGTATGTTATACCACTATTGCTCTGCCTGAAGTGTATAGAGTATAAATCAATGATCGGCTCTATATCAGCAAATTTCTGCTCCATGTAATCCATCAAGCAAAGCATTTTGATGTTATTTATGAGTTTAttgctaatttattttaatgtaaatgctGATTTCCATCTAGCTGAGGTTGCTTATCTGTgtattttgtcttcttttgcgTTGTACATATTACATTGTGATATTTTGTACACGGTGCATTTGAATATGCTCCCAGCTTGCTAGCTTTGGACTTTtgtccccctctccccccctttttttaatatcataACTTTGAACTGTCTtctgattaaattaaactgaatgcCTGTTCAAACGCTGTCCTCTTTTTACCGTGTACTTCAGAGTAAACGCAGCAAACGCCAGGTTTCCAACACTAGAGGGCACTACAATCATATGACGGTAAAGAATGTGTTCACTATGTGAGCCACGTTTTAGACCAACTTCTATAATTATGGAGCTGACTTATCCTCAAGTTAGAGAACTCTATTAGGGTTTTATAATATGAGGAGAAGAATATAATCAATCCAAAATTTTAATAGACATGTCTGAGCAATAACCTCCCGGTCCCAGTTTGGTATCGACTGGGAGGATTATCAAACTCTGCTTTGCACAATGTCAATCAATTTTTGCACTGCATTAccgtacaccaatcaggcataacctTATGACCGCCTTGCTAATATTGttcaggtctcccttgtgcttccacaacagttgtgactcatcagagaatgga contains:
- the elovl4a gene encoding elongation of very long chain fatty acids protein 4a, giving the protein MEIVTHLINDTIEFYKWTLTIADKRVEKWPLMDNPLPTLAISTSYLLFLWLGPKYMKNREPFQLRKTLIVYNFSMVFLNFFIFKELFMAARAARYSYICQPVDYSEDPNEVRVAGALWWYFISKGIEYLDTVFFILRKKFNQVTFLHVYHHCTMFTLWWIGIKWVAGGQSFFGAHMNAMIHVLMYLYYGLASCGPKIQKYLWWKKYLTIIQMIQFHVTIGHTALSLYVNCDFPHWMHYSLICYAITFIILFGNFYYQTYRRQQPSRRDASSSSKASKALSNGTLNGLSKAANGALLAGSKEEKPQENSGRRKRKGRAKRD